CCTGCCAATCGCACTGGGGATCCTGGCGGCCCTCAGGGCCTTCCCCTCTAACGCCCTCGACGGTTACATGGTCATGGGGGAGCTGTCTCTCACCGGTGATATTGTGGGGAGAGAAGCCGCTTTCCCGGCGGCTCTGCTGGCAAGAAAAACCGGGATCACCGGTATGATCCTGCCCAGGGAGATGGCCTCTGAAGCTTCCCTTGTAACAGGCTGCACTCCGCTGCCAGCCACTCATCTGTCCGAGATAACCGAATACCTCAGAGGCCGACGGGAACTGGAAGCTGTGATCCCTCCCTTTGTCCGGAATCCGGACACAGTCCTGGATCTCAGCGAAATTGCGGGCCAGGAGATGGCCAAAAGGGCTCTTACCATCGCTGCGACGGGCGGGCACAACCTTCTGCTGTCCGGGCCCCCCGGCTCAGGAAAGACCATGCTGGCAAAGAGAATGCCAGGCCTGCTCCCGGAATTGACCCCTGAAGAATCCATTGAGGTGACAGCTATTCACAGTATCGCCGGACACCTATCGACGGGGGACGGGGTAATAACCACGCCCTCCTTCCGCGCTCCCCACCACACGATTTCCAACGTTGGGCTGGCAGGAGGGGGCACCAACCCGAGACCCGGGGAGGTGACCCTTGCACATCGGGGTATTCTCTTCCTGGATGAAATGTCGGAGTTCAAACGTTCCACCCTGGAAACTCTGCGCCAGCCCCTGGAGGACGGGAAGATCGTCGTGGCCAGGGCGGCCCGATCCGTGACCTTCCCCGCCCGGTTTCTGCTGATAGGAACTACCAATCCATGCCCATGCGGATATCTTGGACACGAAACGAGACCCTGCTCCTGCCCCCCATCGGCCGTGTCCCGCTATCGCCGGCGCATATCGGGCCCCCTCATGGACAGGATCGATCTCGTGGTCCAGGTGAGGGCCCTCGGACTGGAGATGATAACCGGTACCGGCTCAGGAGAAACAACAGATAAAGTACGGAAAAGGGTCCTGGCTGGGAGGGGGATACAGGCGGCACGGTCCAGAACCGGAACTGTGCTCCTGAACACAAACCTGGGCCCGGATCACCTGAGGGAAGTGTGTCCCATCGGCGAGGACCACAGGGCCATCATGGAAAGAGCGGTGAAAAATCTGGGTCTTACAGCCCGCGGCT
The window above is part of the bacterium genome. Proteins encoded here:
- a CDS encoding YifB family Mg chelatase-like AAA ATPase is translated as MVSTVLSCTIKGLEAIPVHVELDLAGGLPGLTIVGMGDTAIRESRERVLAALRNSGYELPPSRVTVNLAPADLKKEGSRFDLPIALGILAALRAFPSNALDGYMVMGELSLTGDIVGREAAFPAALLARKTGITGMILPREMASEASLVTGCTPLPATHLSEITEYLRGRRELEAVIPPFVRNPDTVLDLSEIAGQEMAKRALTIAATGGHNLLLSGPPGSGKTMLAKRMPGLLPELTPEESIEVTAIHSIAGHLSTGDGVITTPSFRAPHHTISNVGLAGGGTNPRPGEVTLAHRGILFLDEMSEFKRSTLETLRQPLEDGKIVVARAARSVTFPARFLLIGTTNPCPCGYLGHETRPCSCPPSAVSRYRRRISGPLMDRIDLVVQVRALGLEMITGTGSGETTDKVRKRVLAGRGIQAARSRTGTVLLNTNLGPDHLREVCPIGEDHRAIMERAVKNLGLTARGYHRVLRVARTIADLSGEEFPTPEHLAEALQYRPVLDGPILNV